One stretch of Amycolatopsis tolypomycina DNA includes these proteins:
- a CDS encoding Acg family FMN-binding oxidoreductase — protein sequence MTSAITPVGLLDSDQVKSVLGAAVLAPSTHNTQPWRFRCTPVGLELHADTERALPVVDAGRRELLLSCGAALFNLRTAIHALGAHPATTLLPRRDEPDLLAVVRPFAARKPDPRLVELAGAIPRRHTNRTPFEKAAIPPSVVTRLRHAAEVEQAWLPRLDAVQLARLRELVNKSHHAQLADPAFVAEWRYWTGRGRGSRDGVPDHAAGAMPADDGGWILRDFGTEPSPRRGRIDASDPLVVVIGSFDDTRLDQLRAGQAMQRVLLTATAAGLDASFISQPVEVGSVRGELRDLLGGGLWPQIVLRLGRGKPVAWTPRRSVADVLLEPDRLSA from the coding sequence ATGACTTCAGCCATCACGCCGGTCGGCCTGCTGGACTCCGACCAGGTGAAATCCGTGCTCGGTGCCGCGGTGCTGGCCCCGTCGACGCACAACACGCAGCCCTGGCGGTTCCGCTGCACCCCCGTGGGCCTCGAGCTGCACGCGGACACCGAGCGCGCACTCCCGGTCGTCGACGCCGGACGGCGGGAGCTGCTGCTCTCCTGCGGGGCGGCGCTGTTCAACCTGCGCACCGCCATCCACGCACTGGGCGCCCACCCCGCCACGACACTGCTGCCCCGCCGCGACGAACCCGACCTGCTGGCCGTCGTCCGGCCCTTCGCCGCCCGCAAACCCGACCCGCGGCTGGTCGAGCTGGCCGGCGCGATCCCCCGGCGGCACACCAACCGCACGCCGTTCGAGAAAGCCGCCATTCCCCCCTCGGTGGTCACCAGGCTGCGCCACGCCGCCGAGGTCGAGCAGGCGTGGCTGCCACGGCTGGACGCCGTCCAGCTGGCCCGGCTCCGGGAACTGGTCAACAAGAGTCACCACGCCCAGCTCGCCGATCCGGCGTTCGTCGCCGAGTGGCGGTACTGGACCGGCCGGGGGCGAGGCAGCCGCGACGGCGTCCCCGACCACGCCGCCGGGGCGATGCCCGCCGACGACGGCGGCTGGATCCTGCGGGACTTCGGGACCGAGCCCTCGCCCCGGCGCGGCCGGATCGACGCATCCGACCCGCTGGTCGTCGTCATCGGCTCCTTCGACGACACCCGGCTCGACCAGCTCCGCGCCGGCCAAGCCATGCAGCGGGTGCTGCTGACCGCCACCGCCGCCGGGCTCGACGCGTCGTTCATCTCCCAGCCGGTCGAAGTCGGCTCCGTCCGTGGCGAGTTGCGCGACCTGCTCGGCGGCGGACTCTGGCCACAGATCGTCCTGCGCCTGGGCCGGGGCAAGCCGGTGGCGTGGACGCCGCGCCGGTCCGTGGCCGACGTCCTGCTCGAGCCGGACCGGCTCAGCGCCTGA
- a CDS encoding universal stress protein, translating to MGTTGNPPVVVAVDGSETAAAAALWAAGEAARRHAPLLVFTAYGYEDAAFGGKMSPPSDWLEFKETEADELLRTTRATLEAAVPGVDVSTEASDRGPVPGLLEVSARARILVTGEPVGAIAGLFSGSPDVDLAAHAHCPVVVVRGNESADGPVVVGVDGSPLSEAAIAWAFEEASLRNAPLVALHAWHDGDVAFPGEGLQDSGRRLLAQRLAGWQEKYPDVQLERRVSRDKPRSRLLSASRGARLVVVGSRGRGGFAGLVLGSTSQALLHHAACPVMVVRTEEEK from the coding sequence ATGGGCACAACCGGAAACCCGCCGGTCGTCGTCGCCGTCGACGGGTCGGAAACCGCTGCCGCGGCCGCGTTGTGGGCGGCCGGGGAAGCGGCCCGCCGGCACGCGCCGCTGCTCGTCTTCACCGCGTACGGCTACGAAGACGCCGCGTTCGGCGGGAAGATGTCCCCGCCGTCCGACTGGCTCGAGTTCAAGGAGACCGAAGCCGACGAGCTGCTGCGCACGACGCGGGCGACCCTCGAAGCCGCCGTCCCCGGGGTGGACGTGTCCACCGAGGCCAGTGACCGCGGGCCGGTCCCCGGCCTGCTGGAGGTCTCGGCGCGGGCGCGGATCCTGGTCACCGGGGAGCCCGTCGGCGCGATCGCGGGTCTGTTCAGCGGTTCGCCCGACGTCGACCTCGCCGCCCACGCGCACTGCCCGGTGGTGGTCGTGCGCGGGAACGAGTCCGCCGACGGCCCGGTGGTCGTCGGCGTCGACGGCAGCCCCCTGAGCGAGGCCGCGATCGCGTGGGCGTTCGAGGAAGCCTCGCTCCGCAACGCTCCGCTCGTCGCGTTGCACGCCTGGCACGACGGGGACGTCGCCTTCCCGGGCGAAGGTCTGCAGGACTCCGGCCGTCGGCTGCTGGCTCAGCGGCTCGCCGGCTGGCAGGAAAAGTATCCGGACGTCCAGCTCGAGCGCCGGGTCTCCCGCGACAAGCCCCGTTCCCGGTTGCTGTCGGCGAGCCGCGGCGCGCGGCTGGTCGTGGTCGGCAGCCGCGGCCGGGGTGGTTTCGCCGGGCTGGTGCTCGGCTCGACGAGCCAGGCCCTGCTGCACCACGCGGCCTGCCCGGTCATGGTCGTCCGCACCGAGGAGGAGAAGTGA
- the cydD gene encoding thiol reductant ABC exporter subunit CydD, whose protein sequence is MKPLDPRLLRHASAVRPFILACAGLGALTAMLVLAQAELLAKTITWAFLDGFGLHSLALPLGLLLLVVLARAGIAWLSETTAHRAAARALSQLRETVVAAALRIGPRRADRSPAEVAALATHGVDRLEGYFARYLPQLLIASVVPLVVGARILAADWVAAVIVGCTVPLIPIFMILIGRYTQRDVRRQWKTLSVLGNHFLDLVAGLAELTAFGRARAQLRSLREITEKYRTHTMRTLRVAFLSALALELLATLSVAVVAVSIGLRLLAGELDLQTALVVLILAPEVYLPLRAVGARFHDSAEGLAAAEEIIALAGTPTGDAGTSPVPDLAQVALRCEDVTVEGRSGPILDRFCLRVPAGEVVGVTGPSGAGKSTLLDVLLGWRRPDRGQVLLGHTDLADVGRATWHRHLAWVPQQPHLVAGTVAENIRLGSPDATDDAVAAAADTAALDVPLSTVVGELGAGLSTGQRRRVALARAVLLDRPLILLDEPTEGVDAETEAAILERLPKVLAGRTAVVVSHHPAVLARCDRVVALGGSAPVSAAAPSVASRPAVRAASPVAAAPSTMDRTGPTWRPLLDAVRPHRWRLALACLAATAALGCGVALTATSSWLIASAALHPPVLSLMVAIVAVRTFGLAKGIFRYLERLVSHDVALRALAELRVRVWAQLVRIGPAGTARLRRGDLLHRLVSDVDSQRDVLVRGLVPGVSTFLVLAATTVTLGVILPGAGLVAALGLAAAGVLAPVVAAVAGHRAQRETARLRADLTAGTVELLQASADLITHDAAARRHARLREIDFAVTALQRRSAGWRGLGGGIATLGVGLTSVACLALGILAAVPGPVLAVLALTPLATAELVAGLPEAAQRLLGAAGSARRLAELDVLPAPHTVATGPAPAAVELTTEHLSVRWPQATADAVQDVDLRIGHGRRLALTGRSGAGKSTVIAALMRYLDPSAGRVLLAGTDTLTCDGDSVRERIAWCGPETHLFDSTVRENLRLARPSADDSALRAALERAQLGPWLARLPHGLDTTLGAHGTPVSGGERQRIGVARALLSDRPILLLDEPTAHLDAPTATALAADVLKATESRSALVVTHRPAEFAALPVVAVSDGRALSEA, encoded by the coding sequence GTGAAGCCCCTCGACCCGCGGCTGCTGCGCCACGCGAGCGCCGTCCGGCCGTTCATCCTGGCCTGCGCCGGCTTGGGCGCGCTCACCGCGATGCTGGTGCTCGCCCAGGCGGAACTGCTGGCGAAGACGATCACCTGGGCGTTCCTCGACGGCTTCGGTCTCCACAGCCTGGCGCTGCCGCTCGGCCTGCTCCTGCTCGTCGTGCTCGCCCGGGCCGGTATCGCGTGGCTGTCGGAAACGACCGCCCACCGCGCCGCCGCCCGGGCCCTCTCGCAGCTGCGGGAAACGGTCGTCGCGGCCGCGCTGCGGATCGGGCCGCGGCGGGCGGACCGCTCCCCCGCGGAGGTCGCGGCCCTGGCCACCCATGGCGTCGACCGCCTGGAGGGCTACTTCGCCCGCTACCTGCCGCAGCTGCTGATCGCCTCCGTCGTCCCCCTGGTGGTCGGCGCCCGGATCCTGGCCGCCGACTGGGTCGCCGCGGTCATCGTGGGGTGCACGGTGCCGCTGATCCCGATCTTCATGATCCTCATCGGGCGCTACACCCAGCGCGACGTCCGGCGGCAGTGGAAGACGCTTTCGGTGCTGGGGAACCACTTCCTCGATCTCGTCGCCGGGCTCGCCGAGCTGACGGCGTTCGGCCGGGCGAGGGCCCAGCTCCGGTCGTTGCGGGAGATCACCGAAAAGTACCGCACGCACACCATGCGGACCCTGCGCGTCGCCTTCCTCTCCGCGCTCGCCCTCGAACTCCTGGCCACCCTGTCGGTCGCGGTCGTCGCCGTCTCGATCGGCTTGCGCCTGCTGGCCGGGGAACTCGACCTGCAGACCGCTCTCGTCGTGCTCATCCTCGCGCCGGAGGTCTACCTGCCGCTGCGGGCGGTCGGCGCCCGGTTCCACGACAGCGCCGAGGGACTCGCCGCGGCAGAGGAGATCATCGCGCTCGCCGGCACGCCCACCGGTGACGCCGGTACTTCTCCGGTTCCCGACCTCGCTCAGGTGGCACTGCGGTGCGAAGACGTCACGGTCGAAGGGCGGTCCGGGCCGATCCTCGACCGGTTCTGCCTCCGCGTCCCGGCCGGCGAGGTCGTCGGCGTGACCGGGCCGAGCGGTGCCGGGAAGTCCACGCTGCTCGACGTCCTGCTCGGCTGGCGGCGTCCCGACCGCGGCCAGGTCCTGCTCGGGCACACCGACCTCGCCGACGTCGGGCGGGCCACCTGGCACCGGCACCTCGCCTGGGTGCCGCAACAGCCGCACCTCGTCGCCGGAACCGTGGCGGAGAACATCCGGCTCGGCTCCCCCGACGCCACCGACGACGCCGTGGCCGCGGCCGCCGACACCGCGGCGCTCGACGTCCCGCTGTCCACTGTGGTCGGTGAGCTGGGCGCCGGCCTGTCGACCGGGCAACGCCGCCGCGTCGCGCTCGCCCGCGCGGTGCTGCTCGACCGGCCGCTGATCCTGCTCGACGAACCCACCGAGGGCGTCGACGCCGAGACCGAGGCCGCCATCCTCGAGCGGCTGCCCAAGGTGCTCGCCGGACGGACCGCCGTCGTCGTCAGCCACCACCCCGCGGTGCTGGCGCGGTGCGACCGGGTCGTCGCCCTCGGCGGCTCGGCGCCGGTCTCCGCGGCTGCGCCGTCCGTGGCCTCCCGGCCGGCCGTGCGTGCCGCCTCGCCGGTTGCGGCGGCGCCGTCCACGATGGACCGGACCGGCCCGACGTGGCGGCCGCTGCTCGACGCGGTCCGGCCCCACCGGTGGCGGCTGGCACTGGCCTGTCTGGCCGCGACTGCCGCGCTGGGGTGCGGCGTCGCGCTCACGGCGACGTCGTCGTGGCTGATCGCGAGCGCGGCCCTGCACCCGCCGGTGCTCAGCCTCATGGTGGCGATCGTCGCCGTGCGCACCTTCGGCCTGGCCAAAGGCATCTTCCGCTACCTCGAGCGGCTGGTGTCCCACGACGTCGCGCTCCGCGCCCTGGCGGAACTCCGGGTGCGGGTGTGGGCCCAGCTGGTCCGGATCGGCCCGGCGGGCACCGCCCGTCTGCGCCGGGGCGACCTGCTGCACCGGCTCGTGTCCGATGTGGACAGCCAGCGGGACGTCCTGGTCCGCGGCCTGGTCCCGGGTGTTTCGACGTTCCTTGTCCTCGCCGCGACGACGGTCACCCTCGGCGTGATCCTGCCCGGCGCCGGTCTCGTGGCGGCCCTGGGCTTGGCCGCGGCGGGGGTGCTGGCACCGGTCGTCGCGGCGGTGGCCGGCCACCGGGCCCAGCGGGAGACCGCGCGGCTGCGCGCGGACCTCACGGCGGGCACGGTGGAACTACTGCAGGCGTCGGCCGACCTGATCACCCACGACGCGGCCGCGCGCCGCCACGCGCGGCTGCGCGAGATCGACTTCGCGGTGACGGCACTCCAGCGCCGGTCCGCCGGGTGGCGCGGGCTGGGCGGCGGGATCGCGACCCTGGGCGTCGGGCTGACCTCCGTCGCGTGCCTGGCCCTGGGCATCCTGGCGGCGGTTCCCGGCCCCGTGCTGGCGGTGCTGGCGCTGACGCCGCTGGCGACGGCCGAGCTGGTGGCCGGGCTGCCGGAGGCGGCGCAGCGGCTGCTCGGGGCCGCCGGCTCCGCACGTCGTCTCGCCGAACTGGACGTCCTTCCCGCGCCCCACACCGTCGCCACGGGTCCTGCCCCGGCCGCCGTGGAGCTGACCACCGAACACCTGTCGGTGCGCTGGCCGCAGGCCACGGCCGACGCGGTCCAGGACGTGGACCTCCGGATCGGCCACGGGCGCCGGCTCGCGTTGACGGGCCGCTCGGGTGCGGGCAAGAGCACGGTGATCGCGGCGCTGATGCGCTACCTGGACCCCTCGGCGGGCCGTGTCCTGCTGGCCGGCACCGACACGTTGACGTGCGATGGCGACTCGGTGCGGGAGCGGATCGCCTGGTGCGGGCCGGAGACCCACCTGTTCGACAGCACGGTGCGCGAAAATCTCCGGCTGGCCAGGCCGTCCGCCGACGACTCCGCCCTGCGGGCGGCACTGGAGCGCGCCCAGCTGGGACCGTGGCTCGCCCGGCTGCCGCACGGCCTCGACACGACGCTGGGAGCCCACGGAACCCCGGTCTCGGGCGGCGAGCGCCAGCGCATCGGCGTGGCCAGGGCCCTGCTGTCGGACCGGCCGATCCTCCTGCTCGACGAACCGACGGCACACCTGGACGCCCCCACGGCGACAGCGTTGGCGGCCGACGTGCTGAAGGCGACCGAAAGCCGGTCGGCGCTGGTCGTGACACACCGGCCGGCGGAGTTCGCGGCCCTTCCGGTGGTGGCGGTCTCCGACGGCCGCGCCTTGAGCGAGGCGTAG
- a CDS encoding family 43 glycosylhydrolase: MATFTRVRRGLAVAFGVLVLLLTVSAPPAGAQFLTINNPVIQQRADTAIYKHTDGYYYMTASVPDYKRVELRRATTLQGLGSAATINAFTAPSSGPLSGWIWAPDIQFVDGAWYMYFSASPGTARFDQRLYWIRNTCANPMTCAWSAPQRFTTGWESFQLDAASFVNRGVRYFTWAQDSPDTNFNSHMYIARMNGPTGITGPVTEIARPTYGWEMEGVAGVVEGPSPLVKNGKVFIAYSASATDSRYKLGLLSADDTADLLDPASWRKSPNPVFQTANGVYGPGHGSFTVAEDNRTDVLVYHARDYANPTPDALTDPNRHTRFQQLYFGDNGTPFFGQPLPNGMTAPGIRGQYSDRCVDNYDFDTTPGALVRLYSCNGNAAQEWEFGYKGWYEIRNRNTGTCLTDINGSTALNADVGLVACTSSTAQQWQIIDRGNGWFSLRNVAGNMCLDNYDWKAVNGARLSLYTCNGFAVQLWRRG, translated from the coding sequence ATGGCAACGTTCACCCGCGTCCGTCGGGGACTGGCGGTCGCGTTCGGCGTGCTCGTGCTGCTGCTGACCGTGTCGGCTCCGCCGGCCGGCGCACAGTTCCTCACGATCAACAACCCGGTCATCCAGCAGCGCGCCGACACCGCGATCTACAAGCACACCGACGGCTACTACTACATGACGGCCTCGGTCCCCGACTACAAGCGGGTCGAACTGCGCCGCGCCACGACACTGCAGGGCCTCGGCAGCGCCGCGACGATCAACGCGTTCACCGCGCCGTCGAGCGGCCCGCTGAGCGGGTGGATCTGGGCGCCGGACATCCAGTTCGTCGACGGCGCCTGGTACATGTACTTCTCGGCCTCGCCCGGCACCGCGCGTTTCGACCAGCGGCTCTACTGGATCCGCAACACCTGCGCCAATCCGATGACCTGCGCCTGGAGCGCGCCCCAGCGCTTCACCACCGGCTGGGAGTCCTTCCAGCTCGACGCGGCCTCGTTCGTCAACCGCGGGGTGCGCTACTTCACCTGGGCCCAGGACAGCCCGGACACCAACTTCAACAGCCACATGTACATCGCCCGGATGAACGGGCCCACCGGCATCACCGGCCCGGTCACCGAGATCGCGCGCCCGACGTACGGCTGGGAGATGGAAGGCGTCGCCGGCGTGGTGGAAGGGCCGTCGCCGCTGGTCAAGAACGGCAAGGTGTTCATCGCCTACTCGGCCTCGGCGACCGACTCCCGGTACAAGCTGGGCCTGCTCTCGGCCGACGACACCGCGGACCTGCTGGACCCCGCCTCCTGGCGCAAGAGCCCGAACCCGGTGTTCCAGACGGCGAACGGGGTCTACGGCCCGGGCCACGGCAGCTTCACGGTGGCCGAGGACAACCGCACGGACGTGCTGGTCTACCACGCCCGTGACTACGCCAACCCGACGCCGGACGCGCTCACCGACCCGAACCGGCACACCCGCTTCCAGCAGCTCTACTTCGGCGACAACGGCACCCCGTTCTTCGGCCAGCCGCTGCCGAACGGAATGACCGCGCCCGGCATCCGGGGCCAGTACAGCGACCGCTGCGTCGACAACTACGACTTCGACACGACGCCCGGCGCGCTCGTCCGGCTGTACAGCTGCAACGGCAACGCCGCGCAGGAGTGGGAGTTCGGCTACAAGGGCTGGTACGAGATCCGCAACCGCAACACCGGTACGTGCCTGACCGACATCAACGGCAGCACGGCGCTGAACGCCGACGTCGGGCTGGTCGCCTGTACCAGTTCGACGGCCCAGCAGTGGCAGATCATCGACCGGGGCAACGGCTGGTTCTCGCTGCGCAACGTCGCCGGCAACATGTGCCTGGACAACTACGACTGGAAGGCCGTGAACGGCGCCCGGCTCTCGCTCTACACCTGCAACGGCTTCGCCGTCCAGCTGTGGCGGCGTGGCTAG
- a CDS encoding universal stress protein, translated as MSTTEPRITVGVDGSAGSTAAVAWAAKLAALRHLELRIVHGLQLTGVYYGGGVLGAGAEALFDAIRTDGERVVADARALAASIDKDLAVTTDLPNEPPVPMLIDESRRARLLVVGRTGTDGFADMLLGGTAASVVSHAHGPVVVVRGRHDSADVPESGPVVVGVDGSPNSEQAIAVAFEEAALRGAPLIALHAWNDVTYEDAFGSARILTQPESLEEDEERLLGQRLAGWQEKYPDVAIRRVLVRDRPRHALLEVSAEAQLVVVGSRGRGGFTGMLLGSTSQALVQHARCPVLVVRPEPKA; from the coding sequence ATGAGCACCACCGAACCGAGGATCACCGTCGGCGTCGACGGCTCGGCGGGCAGCACGGCCGCCGTCGCCTGGGCGGCGAAGCTCGCTGCCTTGCGCCACCTCGAACTCCGGATCGTGCACGGCCTCCAGCTCACCGGCGTGTACTACGGGGGCGGCGTGCTCGGAGCCGGTGCGGAGGCGCTGTTCGACGCGATCCGCACCGACGGCGAGCGGGTCGTGGCCGACGCCCGCGCGCTGGCCGCGTCGATCGACAAGGACCTCGCCGTCACGACGGACCTCCCGAACGAGCCGCCGGTGCCGATGCTCATCGACGAGTCCCGGCGCGCCCGGCTGCTCGTGGTCGGCCGGACCGGCACGGACGGCTTCGCGGACATGCTGCTCGGCGGCACGGCGGCTTCGGTCGTCAGCCACGCGCACGGCCCGGTGGTGGTCGTCCGCGGCCGCCACGACTCGGCCGACGTCCCGGAGTCCGGCCCGGTCGTGGTCGGCGTCGACGGCAGCCCGAACAGCGAGCAGGCCATCGCCGTCGCGTTCGAGGAAGCCGCGCTGCGCGGAGCGCCGCTCATCGCGCTGCACGCGTGGAACGACGTCACGTATGAGGACGCCTTCGGCTCCGCCCGGATCCTCACCCAGCCGGAAAGCCTCGAAGAAGACGAAGAGCGGCTGCTCGGTCAGCGGCTCGCGGGCTGGCAGGAGAAGTACCCCGACGTGGCGATCCGGCGCGTGCTCGTGCGCGACCGGCCGCGGCACGCGCTGCTCGAGGTCTCCGCGGAGGCGCAGCTGGTCGTCGTGGGCAGCCGGGGCCGGGGCGGGTTCACCGGCATGCTGCTGGGCTCGACGAGCCAGGCGCTGGTGCAGCACGCCCGGTGTCCGGTGCTCGTGGTCCGCCCGGAGCCGAAGGCATGA
- a CDS encoding universal stress protein yields the protein MTATATRPVFVGVDASAASLDAVRWAAKEARRRETTLQLLHACIFEEASSRAGNSELLLEHAHRSLRRAAEIAGEEAPGVRVETSVRLGLAVDLLLAESGGAALVVLGSHGLGGLRGALIGSVALRVAAGASCPVVVVPTHRPHRTGPIVVGVDPSDSSEHALRFALEEAAAARAPVHVVHAWHDGLLVPEAVLADIGVAEQRELEAHLASWARKYPALDITARAVRDRIASRALLDAAPDARLIVVGTRGRGPVAGGLLGSTGNALLTHAACPVAVVRPSDREP from the coding sequence ATGACCGCAACCGCCACCCGGCCGGTATTCGTCGGAGTGGACGCTTCGGCGGCGTCCCTCGACGCCGTCCGCTGGGCCGCGAAGGAGGCTCGACGGCGCGAAACGACGTTGCAGCTCCTGCACGCCTGCATCTTCGAAGAAGCCTCATCGCGAGCGGGCAACTCCGAACTGCTGCTCGAACACGCCCACCGCTCCCTCCGCCGTGCCGCGGAAATCGCCGGTGAGGAGGCGCCGGGCGTGCGGGTCGAGACCTCGGTCCGGCTCGGGCTCGCGGTCGACCTGCTGCTCGCCGAGTCCGGCGGCGCGGCGCTCGTCGTCCTCGGGTCGCACGGGCTCGGTGGCCTGCGCGGCGCGCTGATCGGTTCCGTCGCCCTGCGGGTTGCGGCCGGGGCGTCCTGCCCGGTCGTGGTCGTGCCCACGCACCGGCCCCACCGGACCGGCCCGATCGTCGTCGGCGTCGACCCGTCGGACTCGAGCGAGCACGCCCTGCGGTTCGCCCTCGAGGAAGCTGCCGCGGCGCGGGCGCCGGTGCACGTCGTGCACGCCTGGCACGACGGCCTGCTGGTGCCCGAGGCGGTGCTCGCGGACATCGGGGTCGCCGAGCAGCGCGAGCTGGAAGCCCACCTCGCGAGCTGGGCCCGCAAGTACCCGGCGCTGGACATCACGGCACGGGCCGTCCGGGACCGCATCGCCTCGCGCGCTCTGCTGGACGCCGCCCCCGACGCGCGGCTGATCGTCGTCGGCACCCGCGGCCGCGGCCCGGTCGCCGGCGGGCTCCTGGGGTCGACCGGGAACGCGCTGCTGACGCACGCGGCCTGCCCGGTGGCGGTGGTGCGGCCCAGCGACCGGGAGCCGTGA
- a CDS encoding CBS domain-containing protein — protein sequence MNAGTVSAVMTADPITVSPQTPFKDIAALLTGNGISAVGVVDKTGALVGVVSEADLLPHLWEDRKPRWRDRRLARKATACVAKDLMTSPAVTVDAEATLATAAAEFARTGVRRLFVLRGGKVAGVLSRRDLVAVFTRGDADLEREITDRVLRDRLDLGPDRVRVQVRAGIVTVVGRVERRSDIDPVTRLIHELPGVVEVRNRLDYVWNDVGSRNSPALPSANSRPGRRRNR from the coding sequence ATGAACGCCGGAACGGTGTCCGCGGTGATGACCGCCGACCCGATCACCGTTTCCCCGCAGACGCCGTTCAAGGACATCGCCGCGCTGCTGACCGGCAACGGGATCAGCGCGGTCGGCGTCGTCGACAAGACGGGCGCGCTGGTCGGCGTCGTTTCCGAGGCCGACCTGCTGCCGCACCTGTGGGAGGACCGCAAACCCCGGTGGCGTGACCGCCGGCTGGCCCGCAAGGCGACAGCGTGCGTCGCGAAGGACCTGATGACGAGCCCGGCCGTCACGGTCGACGCCGAGGCGACCCTCGCCACCGCCGCGGCGGAGTTCGCCCGCACCGGCGTCCGCCGGTTGTTCGTGCTGCGGGGCGGAAAGGTGGCGGGCGTGCTGTCCCGCCGCGACCTGGTCGCGGTCTTCACCCGCGGCGACGCCGACCTCGAGCGCGAGATCACCGACCGCGTGCTGCGTGACCGGCTCGACCTCGGGCCCGACCGGGTGCGCGTGCAGGTCCGGGCCGGGATCGTGACGGTCGTGGGGCGCGTGGAGCGGCGCAGCGACATCGACCCGGTGACGCGGCTGATCCACGAGCTGCCCGGGGTGGTGGAGGTCCGCAACCGCCTGGACTACGTCTGGAACGACGTCGGTTCCCGGAACTCACCCGCGCTGCCGAGCGCGAACTCGCGGCCAGGCCGCAGGAGGAATCGATGA
- a CDS encoding CBS domain-containing protein, with the protein MRARDLMTAPVTTVRPWTSAKEAAELLSVHGFTALPVVDDDGGLIGIVTEADLIRGRIPADPRHAHRRHDAAVAGETVGDVMTSPATAMSSGTDIADLCQALVDARIRAMPIVDGSAVVGIVTRGDVVRTLAREDTDIARDVKHRLEIYGGGGRWKIDVRDGHVHITDLYDDDTDRHVARLLALAVPGVVAADTVYAGEEQQR; encoded by the coding sequence ATGCGCGCACGCGACCTGATGACTGCGCCGGTGACCACCGTGCGGCCGTGGACCTCGGCCAAGGAGGCGGCCGAGCTGCTGTCCGTGCACGGCTTCACCGCCCTGCCCGTGGTCGACGACGACGGCGGCCTGATCGGCATCGTCACCGAGGCCGACCTGATCCGCGGCCGGATCCCCGCCGACCCGCGCCATGCCCACCGGCGCCACGACGCCGCCGTCGCCGGCGAGACGGTCGGGGACGTGATGACCAGCCCCGCCACCGCGATGAGCTCCGGCACCGACATCGCCGACCTGTGCCAGGCACTGGTGGACGCCCGGATCCGGGCGATGCCGATCGTGGACGGCTCGGCCGTCGTCGGCATCGTCACCCGCGGCGACGTCGTCCGCACGCTCGCGCGGGAAGACACCGACATCGCCCGCGACGTCAAGCACCGCTTGGAGATCTACGGCGGCGGGGGCCGCTGGAAGATCGACGTCCGCGACGGCCACGTCCACATCACCGACCTGTACGACGACGACACCGACCGGCACGTCGCCCGGCTGCTGGCACTGGCCGTGCCCGGCGTCGTCGCCGCCGACACCGTTTACGCGGGTGAGGAGCAACAGCGATGA
- a CDS encoding universal stress protein, whose product MVEASVRPIVVGVDGSTAATHAVSWAAREAVRRDVPLVVVHACALVPVAVPYAEALVPAYHRAQLEYGREWLDAAESAAREAAPDVRVSTDLARGSAAEQLIARSASAELVVLGSRGLGGFTGLVVGSIAVAVATYGHCPIVVVRGADAGAEGPVVLGVDGSPTSAAAIPFAFRAAASRGVPLVAVHTWLDTPLGEIGVDEAWDAIEREHRALVGEWLAPARAEHPDVPVEVVVARHRPAHTLLDQARNAQLVVVGSRGRGGFRGLLLGSTSHALIYHAACPVAVVPPPRW is encoded by the coding sequence ATGGTGGAAGCAAGCGTGCGGCCGATCGTGGTGGGCGTGGACGGCTCGACCGCCGCGACCCACGCGGTGAGCTGGGCCGCGCGGGAGGCGGTCCGGCGCGACGTGCCGCTGGTGGTCGTCCACGCGTGCGCGCTGGTACCGGTGGCCGTGCCGTACGCGGAAGCGCTGGTGCCCGCCTACCACCGCGCGCAGCTCGAGTACGGCCGCGAGTGGCTCGACGCGGCGGAGTCGGCGGCGCGGGAGGCCGCCCCGGACGTGCGGGTGAGCACGGACCTGGCCCGCGGCTCGGCGGCCGAGCAGCTGATCGCCCGCTCGGCATCGGCGGAGCTGGTCGTGCTGGGGTCACGGGGCCTGGGCGGGTTCACCGGCTTGGTGGTGGGGTCGATCGCGGTGGCCGTGGCCACCTACGGCCATTGCCCGATCGTGGTGGTCCGCGGCGCCGACGCCGGTGCCGAGGGGCCCGTGGTCCTCGGCGTGGACGGGTCACCCACGAGTGCGGCGGCGATCCCGTTCGCGTTCCGCGCCGCCGCCTCGCGCGGGGTGCCGCTGGTCGCGGTGCACACCTGGCTGGACACGCCACTGGGCGAGATCGGCGTCGACGAGGCCTGGGACGCGATCGAGCGCGAGCACCGCGCACTGGTCGGCGAATGGCTCGCCCCGGCCCGGGCCGAGCACCCTGACGTGCCGGTGGAGGTCGTCGTCGCCCGGCACCGGCCCGCGCACACCCTGCTCGACCAAGCCCGGAACGCCCAGCTGGTCGTGGTCGGCTCCCGTGGCCGGGGCGGCTTCCGCGGCCTGCTGCTGGGTTCGACCAGCCACGCCCTCATCTACCACGCCGCCTGCCCGGTGGCCGTCGTCCCGCCGCCCCGGTGGTGA